In Lysinibacillus sp. 2017, the DNA window AAGACAATAATCGCTTGGATGATCCCAACAAGACCCCCAATAATCCCACCTAGCCAAGTGATTAACTTGAGTTCTTTACTAATGATTCCTAAAACTAATTCTTCTAGCTTGGCAATAGGGAATGAATCCACTTGCTCACGAACAACATCAGCTAAATTTAATCGTTTTAATACATCTTCAATTTTACCTTCAGCTGCAATAAATAATTTATCGACTACTTTTGGTATTAACTCATTAGTTGTCCACATATTTCCTTGTGGCCAATAATCATTTATGGTTTTATCTAAGCGTGTTTCCAACGCCAATTCACGTTTTGCGTAAGCTTGGACACTGCTTTCAATCGTATCAAAATTCACGTCATTCATAAAGTCCATTGCAGGACGATTTTTAATTTTTTCCCATTCTGAGCTAAAAATACGATTTAAAAGACCTGCTGTACCTGGAGCTTGTAAAAACTTCACTAACTCACGTTGCACTTTGTCAACGAGTGAATTGGAATCTCCTAAAAACATTTGAATCATGCCGCCAAATGAACCTTTTGACGATAAAAAATCATCTAGCATATTTTTAATTGTCATTGTACCTTCAGGTGATAAAAAGTAATCTTCACCTTTTTGTAAAATTTGAACGACTGCATCTTCAATTTTCCGATCTAATACTGGCACTAAATCTTGAGGTAATAACTCGCGAATTGCTTTTGTTGACAGTGTGTTTTTCACCGAAGCAAATTGACTTGCTATCACTTCATCCACTTTGTTTTCAATTGTTTGTGGCAGTTCCTCAAATCCTGCTAAATGAAGCCAATCATTGATTGTTTTGTCATTCGTAAATACTTCCTGCGTGATTTTTTGTTGTGCAAATGTTAAAACACTTGCGCGCACTTCTGGTGATAAAAATTTCTTTTTAATCGTATCTGGAGTTAATAAATATTCCGATACCGTTTTGCCAAGCTGAATCGCTAAATCCCCACGACGTTTTGGGATGAGTCCTGGTGTTAGTGGCAAGCGCCATTTATAAAAATATATTGGCTTGTACGGTCTAAATAACATTTTAATCGCCATATAGTTCGTCGCAGCTCCAACAACTGCTCCGACAACGCCTAGCAATAATAATAACGAAATAAATTCGCTCATAATCTCACTCTTTCTTATTAAGTTCTATTTCCCTATTATTAATAAAATAAAAGAAGAATTGCAACAATGTGCTACTTTCTTGTACGATTGAATAGGGAGGGGAATTTCATGATTCAACATTTCAGCTACAAATCTCTATTTGACAACAGCCAAATTCCAGGCTGGTCAGTTAGTTTCTTCTATCAAAATCAGCGTTACGCTGCAGAGTATTATAAAGATGGACGTATTCAATTTATCGGTGCAGCTCCAAATGAAGAAAGTCGTTCAAACGTAGAAAAAATGATTCACGAATTAATGCTGTTCCATGTTTATGAATAGAACCTAACTCTATAGGGTAAATTAAAAGAGCATCTCACAAACAGAGATGCTCTTTTTATGCGCGTCCGAGCTAATCACAAATCAACATTTCTTTGGATAGAGGTTAAACTGGCGGGTTTTCCCCTCTATTCAATATTGAATTTATCATTATCTACCATTTTACAGTACCATACACTAATTAATATTTCAATATTTCAAAAATTGTTATTTCACTACTATTTTTTATCCATTCTTTTCCTAATACTAATTTCGAAAGGATAATAAAAAAAATAATGATATTTACATAGTAGTTTATTATTTTCGTCCAAGGTAGAAATGTTCGATATAACTCAGCAAATTTTTTTTGTTCCCCAATTACATAATTTGTTTTTTTAACGTAAATATTTTATCATAGAAGTATTAAATTTTTTTTAGGAGGTGTACTCTTTACTTGCCCCGCTCATTTGTGCTGTAAGTAAGGAATATATTTGGACGTAGACATAGGTGGGTTAACCATTCGGCTGGTAGCATTTGCTGCCCTAATTGCCGCCACGGCATTTTTCGTTGCAACCGAGTTTGCAATAGTTAAAGTAAGAACAACAAAGATCGATCAGCTTGTAGCTGAAGGTAACAAAAAGGCCATTCGTGCTAGAAAAGTTTTAACGAATCTCGATGAGTATTTATCTGCTTGTCAGCTTGGGATTACGATTACTTCTCTTGGACTTGGTTGGCTTGGAGAACCGACATTCGAAATTATTCTCCATCCACTTTTCGAACTTATCGGATTAAGTGGTAGTGTTACATCAGTTCTTTCATTTATTCTTGCATTCTCATTCGTAACATTTGTACACGTTGTCGTAGGGGAATTAGTACCGAAAACTCTTGCTATTCATAAAGCGGAAGAAATCACTTTAAACTTATCTGGAGCTATCATTACATTCCATAACGTAATGTATATTTTCATCCGTGTATTAAATAGCTCTGCACGTCTCATAGCTGGCCTATTTGGCTTTAAATCGATTTCTGAGACAGAAGCAGCACACTCTGAAGAAGAGCTTCGCATTATTTTATCAGACAGTTACAAAGGTGGAGAAATCAACTCATCTGAATACGAATACGTAAACAGCATCTTTGAATTTTCTGAGCGTATTGCGAAGGAGATTATGGTACCTCGAACTGAAATTACTAGTATTGAAAAAGATCAAACGCTTCGCGAAGTTTTTGAAGTTATGGGAATTGAGCAATATACTCGTTATCCTGTAACAGATGGAGATAAAGACCATGTTATCGGTCTTGTTAACATGAAGCATTTGTTAACTGCTTATATTAAAGATCCTGCAAATGGAGAGAACAAAGTAGAGGAATATATGCAGCCCGTTATTCGCGTAATTGAAACAATTCAAATTAGTGAATTATTATTAAAAATCCAAAGTGAACGCATTCATATGGCGATCTTAATGGATGAATACGGCGGTACGTCTGGTTTAGTAACAATTGAAGACATTATCGAAGAAATCGTAGGGGATATCCAAGATGAATTTGATGATGATGAAGTTCCTGAAGTTCAAGAAATTTCAGAAGACCACTACATTTTCGATTCTAAAATGTTATTACAAGAAATTAATGATATTTTAGGGACTGACATTGAAGATGAAGATATCGATACAATCGGTGGTTGGTTCATGACGCAACACTTTGATGTTGAAGAGGGCGATACCATTGAAGAACAAGGCTATCAATTTAAAGTTACAGAATTAGATGGTCACCACATTTTATATCTAGAAGTGACAAAACTTCCAGAGTCAGAATTACAAGAAGAACCGCAAGATTAATTGGTTACGACACTCCTTTTCATAATGAGGGGTGTCGTTTTTACGTAAAACAGCAGGCTGCTTGTTAGACATCATCTAAAAAGCAGCCTGCTGTTTTTTATTTCCCACTACCTTCTGTCAAATTATGCTTTACTGCATATAGAGCGGCTTGCGTTCGATCTTGCACATGAAGCTTTGTGAAAATATTTGAAATGTGAGTTTTGACCGTCTTCTCTGTTACATATAAAGATGACGCAATTTCACGGTTGCTCTTTCCTTTTGTCAGCTCTGCTAATACATCTTGCTCGCGAGGCGTTAACGGATTGATGATATGTGGTTTATTTCCTTCTTCCCTTAATCCTTCTTCTAACTGTGATGTTGCCTCTGGATGAATCGTATGTTCACCACGCATGATTTGGCGAATCGATTCTACTAAATCATCTGGCTCAATGTCTTTTAATTGATAACCTGATGCGCCTGCTTCTATCGCTGGTAATACATGGTCTTTATCTGAAAAGCTTGTTAGCATTAGAACTTGAATTTCTGGCCACTTCTTTTTAATTTTTTTCGTTGCCTGAATACCGTCCATTTCAGGCATGACTAAATCCATCAATACAATGTCTGGTAAAAGCTTTTCAACAAGTGCCACCGCTTCTAATCCATTTTTAGCCTCACCAACAACTTCGATATCTTTCTGCGTTTTTAAAAAGAACAATAAACCTCGACGTACCACATGATGATCATCTGCAATTAATACACGAATCATTTTGTATTCCCCCTAATACGGTAAACGAATTAATAACTCGGTTCCTTTTCCTATTTCACTTACCCAATCTGCCGCTCCACCAACTGCGTGTGCACGATCCTTAATTGATTGGATCCCCATTGATGGTATATCATTATGTGCTTCCATGTTAAACCCGCGCCCTGCATCTTTGATGACAAGCAAAATATCAGTAGCTGTCACATTAATATAGATTTTTGCAGTCGATACACCTGAATGTTTGCGCACATTATTAAGCGCTTCTTGGGTGATTCGAAACAGTGTTTCCTCCACGCGCGAAGGAAATTGAATAACGCCTGACACATTCACTGTTAATTTTAAATTCAACATTTCTGCATATACTTTAATCGCTTCAATGAGGCCGCTTTCCAATCCTCTTGGTCGAAGCTGCCAAATTAGTGCACGCATTTCGGTTAATGCTCCTTGCGTTAACTGTTGAATCTCTTTGAAGGTTTCTTTAATTTCTTCTTGTTCACTCATCTCAATTCCTGCTCGTGCTGTGAGTGTAACGGAGAATAATAGCTGATTTACAGAATCATGAAGGTCACGTGCTAAACGGTTTCTCTCTTGTACAAGCGCGATTTCCTGCTGTTCATTCGTCAGGTAAATACGCTTTATTGCAGATCCCATTTGAAAGGCAACCGATTCTAATAAATCCAATTCTTCGTCAGTAAAGCGAATCCTATTTCTTGATGCCACGTTTAGTAAACCAAAGCGCTCTTGCCCTGATTGTAACGGCACAGTTGCATGATGGGTAATTTCATTATTGTCACCTACATTTGCTTCTATCGCACTTTCTATACGCTGACATTCAATAATATTGGATGCTTTCGTTAATTCATCATTGCGGAAGCGCGATACACACCAACAGCCCCCTCGCTTTAAATGCTGGCAATCATTGTGACTAAGTGCATCAGGTAAGTTTTGTTTGACGACAAGCTCCGATTTCCCTTTTTCATCGATAAAGAAAACCCAGCCCGTCTCGAATTTAGTTCCGCTTAAAAATTTGGATAATGCGCCATTTAACATTGGAATCATTTCGGTTTCTTCATTTAATAATTCGGCAATTTCTTTTAAAATTGCGATATTCGAATGGTCTTTTGTCATAGTGAATCGTCCTTTACTACTTACACTTTTCTTTATCATACCACTTCATGAAATATGTTCGCATCGCTATATGTCTCATACTTTTGAATGAAAAAAATCCTGCTACTATTTAAAAGTGCAGGATTTTATAAAATTATTTTAAATAATCCACACGATACACATCATGACGACGATCTTTTAAATGTTTGACCGTTCCATCTTGTCGTTGACGGCGCAGGATTTCTAAATCTACGTCTCCGATTAAAACCATTTCTACGTTTGGACTCGTTTCACCAACAATCCCGTCGCGTGCAAATTCAAAGTCATTTGGTGCGAATATACCCGATTGTGCGTACTGAATATCCATGTTTTCGGTTTCAGGCAAATTACCGACTGTCCCTGAAATAACTGTATAAATTTGATTTTCAACTGCTCGTGCTTGAGCGCAATATCGGACACGCAGGTAGCCTTGTCTATCTTCTGTACAAAACGGTGTAAAAATAATATTTGCCCCCATATCTGTTGCGATACGCGCAAGCTCTGGAAACTCAATATCGTAGCAGATTTGAATCGCAATCTTACCACAGTCCGTATCAAACACCTCGACTTTATCGCCACTACTTATACCCCACCATTTTCGTTCGTTTGGTGTAATATGCACCTTATATTGCTTTTCAATTGTTCCGTCTCGTCTAAATAAATAAGCAATGTTATAAATTTCTTCGTCCTCTTCCTCGACAAAGTGTGAGCCACCAATAATATTGACGTTATAACGCACCGCTAAATTTGTGAACAGCTCAATGTATTTTGGTGTAAATTCCGTCAATTTCCGAACTGCTTGTGAAGGTGACTTTTCATTTAAAAAGCTCATTAGTTGTGTCGTGAAAATCTCAGGAAACACGACAAAATCTGAAGCGGCATCTGAGCCTACATCGACAAAATACTCACATTGCTTTGCGAAATCCTCAAACGACTCAATCGCACGCATCATATATTGCACAACGCAAATACGCACCGGATAACTCGTTTTAAAATGACGTTTTGAATGCGGTTTGTAATCGACATTGTTCCATTCCATCAGTGTCGCATACTTTCCTGATGCTACATCATCTGGTAAATAGTTTGGATTAATACGCATTAATATAAAACCGTTCATCATTTGGAACGTTAACACAGGATCATAAATTTTATGACGGCTCACTGCATCGACGTACTCACGCGGACTCATCTCAGTAGAATGTACATGAAAATTTGGAATCCGCCCCCCGATAATAATCGATTTCAAATTAAGTGAACGAGCCAAATCCTTTCGCGCATCATATAAACGTTGTCCGACCTTCATACGACGATATTGTGGGTGTACCATCACTTCAATACCGTACAAGTTATAGCCATTCGGATCATGATTTGTAATAAAACCATTTGCTGTAATGTCATTCCACGTGTGCCGATCATCGTATTCATCGAAGTTAATACGTAGGCTTGAACAAGAACCAATCACTTCCCCGTCTAGCTCAGCAACAATTTGCCCCTCCGGAAAAATGGATAAATGACTATATAAATGCGCTAGTTCCCAAGGTTCCATTCCTGGAAATGAAAGTCGTTGGATTTCTAAAATTGCTTCGATATCTTCTGTCGTCATATTTCGAAGAATCATTGGTTTTTCAAATTTTGAAATATCTAATGCATCACTCATAAATGCTCCCCCTTTACTTACTACTAAACATTTCCTTTTATAGGTATCCATTAAACGTAAATAATTTACTTTTTCTCGAATTCAAACTATAATCAAGTGAAGTTAAATTCTGAAATTAAGAGGTAGATTTATGTCAAAAAAGCTTGAAAATGCCTTACTTATGACTTGGGTCGTTTCTTTAATGGCAACGTTCGGATCACTTTATTTTTCTGAAATACGTGGTTATGAACCGTGTACGCTTTGTTGGTACCAACGTATATTGATGTACCCAATCGTCATTATGACAACTGTTTCTTACATACAAAAAAATGCGAAGATTGCTTTAACAACTGCTGTATTCTCTATTATTGGCGCTTTAACGTCTTTATATCACTACGGCTTACAAAAACTCACTTTCCTACAAGATTCTGCACCAGCATGTGGACGCGTTCCGTGTACTGGAGAATATATTAACTGGTTTGGATTTATCACCATTCCATTTTTAGCACTTATTGCTTTTATATTAATTGCAATCATTAGTATTTATATGCTTAAGGTTTTAAAGGAGGAAAAGTAATTGAAAAAGCTAGCTATCGTTGGTGTTATTATTGTTGTATTATTTGCAGCGATTATCTTACTAACAAATATGTCCAATAAAAACAAATTAGAAGGTAACCCCTATGGTACCGAAAGTTTAAAACAATCCACTATTGATTTATTAGATGATGAAAATTATCAAAATATTATTCTACCAGATGCGTTAGCAGAAGAAATCGCGTCAGGTGAAGGCGTTGTCGGCTATTTCTTCAGTCCAGAATGTTCACACTGCAAAGCCTACACACCAAAATTAATGCCAATCGCGGATGACTTAAATATTCAGATTGACCAATTAAATGTTTTAGAATTTGAAGATGCGTGGAATACTTATGGTATCGAAGCGACACCAACAATGATTTACTTTAAAGATGGTAAAGAAGTAAATCGATTAGTAGGCGATGCATCAGAAGAAGCAACTCGTCAATTCTTTAACGATGTTGTGTTAAAATAAGATATCGACGTTAAAATCGTGTTCAGTCATGGGCACGATTTTTCATTTGGAGGAAAAATATGTTCACTTATACAATTAACCAAAACGGTCTTACCGTTGAAGAACTGCTACGTACAAAATGGCGATTAGGAAAAAAAATCGTCCATGAACTACGTATGGCAAAGGCCGTTACATTAAACGGCGAACCGGTCTTATGGAAAGAGCCTTTAGATAAAGGAACAAAAATCCACTTTGCTTTTGAAGTACCTGCTTCAAACTACGATCCTACACCAGAGTGCGAAGTGAAAATTCGTTATGAAGATGAGCACTGCTTAATCGTAGCGAAGCCAAAATGGATGGCCACTCATCCAAATGATCCAGGAGACCGTGATACATGTATGAACCATGTAATGCGCCACGTAATCGATAACGGTGGCCATTATGCAGAGCATGTACACCGTTTAGATTCAGGAACAGACGGTTTACTACTTGTTGCAAAGCATCCTATCGCAAAATCAATTTTTGACCGTATGATTGAAGAAAAATCAATTGTCCGTACGTACGCTGCTGAAGTACAAGGTAATATTCGTACAGATGGCGGTACAATTAAAGCACCCATTGGAAAAGA includes these proteins:
- a CDS encoding DUF445 domain-containing protein; protein product: MSEFISLLLLLGVVGAVVGAATNYMAIKMLFRPYKPIYFYKWRLPLTPGLIPKRRGDLAIQLGKTVSEYLLTPDTIKKKFLSPEVRASVLTFAQQKITQEVFTNDKTINDWLHLAGFEELPQTIENKVDEVIASQFASVKNTLSTKAIRELLPQDLVPVLDRKIEDAVVQILQKGEDYFLSPEGTMTIKNMLDDFLSSKGSFGGMIQMFLGDSNSLVDKVQRELVKFLQAPGTAGLLNRIFSSEWEKIKNRPAMDFMNDVNFDTIESSVQAYAKRELALETRLDKTINDYWPQGNMWTTNELIPKVVDKLFIAAEGKIEDVLKRLNLADVVREQVDSFPIAKLEELVLGIISKELKLITWLGGIIGGLVGIIQAIIVLMTN
- a CDS encoding YheE family protein, with the translated sequence MIQHFSYKSLFDNSQIPGWSVSFFYQNQRYAAEYYKDGRIQFIGAAPNEESRSNVEKMIHELMLFHVYE
- a CDS encoding hemolysin family protein, with the translated sequence MVAFAALIAATAFFVATEFAIVKVRTTKIDQLVAEGNKKAIRARKVLTNLDEYLSACQLGITITSLGLGWLGEPTFEIILHPLFELIGLSGSVTSVLSFILAFSFVTFVHVVVGELVPKTLAIHKAEEITLNLSGAIITFHNVMYIFIRVLNSSARLIAGLFGFKSISETEAAHSEEELRIILSDSYKGGEINSSEYEYVNSIFEFSERIAKEIMVPRTEITSIEKDQTLREVFEVMGIEQYTRYPVTDGDKDHVIGLVNMKHLLTAYIKDPANGENKVEEYMQPVIRVIETIQISELLLKIQSERIHMAILMDEYGGTSGLVTIEDIIEEIVGDIQDEFDDDEVPEVQEISEDHYIFDSKMLLQEINDILGTDIEDEDIDTIGGWFMTQHFDVEEGDTIEEQGYQFKVTELDGHHILYLEVTKLPESELQEEPQD
- a CDS encoding response regulator transcription factor; the protein is MIRVLIADDHHVVRRGLLFFLKTQKDIEVVGEAKNGLEAVALVEKLLPDIVLMDLVMPEMDGIQATKKIKKKWPEIQVLMLTSFSDKDHVLPAIEAGASGYQLKDIEPDDLVESIRQIMRGEHTIHPEATSQLEEGLREEGNKPHIINPLTPREQDVLAELTKGKSNREIASSLYVTEKTVKTHISNIFTKLHVQDRTQAALYAVKHNLTEGSGK
- a CDS encoding GAF domain-containing sensor histidine kinase, with protein sequence MTKDHSNIAILKEIAELLNEETEMIPMLNGALSKFLSGTKFETGWVFFIDEKGKSELVVKQNLPDALSHNDCQHLKRGGCWCVSRFRNDELTKASNIIECQRIESAIEANVGDNNEITHHATVPLQSGQERFGLLNVASRNRIRFTDEELDLLESVAFQMGSAIKRIYLTNEQQEIALVQERNRLARDLHDSVNQLLFSVTLTARAGIEMSEQEEIKETFKEIQQLTQGALTEMRALIWQLRPRGLESGLIEAIKVYAEMLNLKLTVNVSGVIQFPSRVEETLFRITQEALNNVRKHSGVSTAKIYINVTATDILLVIKDAGRGFNMEAHNDIPSMGIQSIKDRAHAVGGAADWVSEIGKGTELLIRLPY
- a CDS encoding carbon-nitrogen hydrolase family protein; its protein translation is MSDALDISKFEKPMILRNMTTEDIEAILEIQRLSFPGMEPWELAHLYSHLSIFPEGQIVAELDGEVIGSCSSLRINFDEYDDRHTWNDITANGFITNHDPNGYNLYGIEVMVHPQYRRMKVGQRLYDARKDLARSLNLKSIIIGGRIPNFHVHSTEMSPREYVDAVSRHKIYDPVLTFQMMNGFILMRINPNYLPDDVASGKYATLMEWNNVDYKPHSKRHFKTSYPVRICVVQYMMRAIESFEDFAKQCEYFVDVGSDAASDFVVFPEIFTTQLMSFLNEKSPSQAVRKLTEFTPKYIELFTNLAVRYNVNIIGGSHFVEEEDEEIYNIAYLFRRDGTIEKQYKVHITPNERKWWGISSGDKVEVFDTDCGKIAIQICYDIEFPELARIATDMGANIIFTPFCTEDRQGYLRVRYCAQARAVENQIYTVISGTVGNLPETENMDIQYAQSGIFAPNDFEFARDGIVGETSPNVEMVLIGDVDLEILRRQRQDGTVKHLKDRRHDVYRVDYLK
- a CDS encoding disulfide oxidoreductase, whose translation is MSKKLENALLMTWVVSLMATFGSLYFSEIRGYEPCTLCWYQRILMYPIVIMTTVSYIQKNAKIALTTAVFSIIGALTSLYHYGLQKLTFLQDSAPACGRVPCTGEYINWFGFITIPFLALIAFILIAIISIYMLKVLKEEK
- a CDS encoding co-chaperone YbbN, whose product is MKKLAIVGVIIVVLFAAIILLTNMSNKNKLEGNPYGTESLKQSTIDLLDDENYQNIILPDALAEEIASGEGVVGYFFSPECSHCKAYTPKLMPIADDLNIQIDQLNVLEFEDAWNTYGIEATPTMIYFKDGKEVNRLVGDASEEATRQFFNDVVLK
- a CDS encoding RluA family pseudouridine synthase, with product MFTYTINQNGLTVEELLRTKWRLGKKIVHELRMAKAVTLNGEPVLWKEPLDKGTKIHFAFEVPASNYDPTPECEVKIRYEDEHCLIVAKPKWMATHPNDPGDRDTCMNHVMRHVIDNGGHYAEHVHRLDSGTDGLLLVAKHPIAKSIFDRMIEEKSIVRTYAAEVQGNIRTDGGTIKAPIGKDRHHNTRRVVTPDGQGQSAITHYEVVNRYQGTCVVHVVLETGRTHQIRVHMAHLGHPIVGDTMYGARITDSGDYALHAIQLAFEHPFLNEYIVVKDQ